One genomic window of Paramormyrops kingsleyae isolate MSU_618 chromosome 22, PKINGS_0.4, whole genome shotgun sequence includes the following:
- the uts2r5 gene encoding urotensin-2 receptor: MGAVEGIGVLPWSPPNATWSVSSNSSPPMPYGEPHDSFDEMLVTSLLGTVLIVMCVIGLAGNIYTLVVMNVSLRMTGSMYVYIVNLALADLLYLSTIPFVVCTYFAKDWYFGDIGCRVIFSLDFLTMHASIFILTIMSTERYLAVVNPLDTLGRSRKYRRTVTCAVWLASFLLALPTMIMIDLKSNLRNGVLKRMCHPTWQIKAYKIYLTVLFNTCILAPGFIIGYLYLRLAKTYWLSQSTVHATKAANRCPKQKVFYMIFSIVLAYWACFLPFWLWQLLSIYYFGHGDLSHRTMVYVNFVVTCLAYCNSCINPFLYTLLTKNYKEYARGRQKSFSGFGWKFRHASQRSVSSGSQVTDTLTIAQLNGGPDGSSV; encoded by the coding sequence ATGGGTGCCGTTGAAGGTATAGGAGTACTTCCTTGGAGTCCGCCTAATGCCACTTGGTCCGTCTCCTCCAACTCATCACCGCCGATGCCTTACGGGGAACCTCACGACTCCTTCGACGAGATGCTGGTCACATCGCTACTTGGGACGGTCCTGATCGTGATGTGCGTGATCGGCCTGGCTGGTAACATTTATACCCTTGTGGTTATGAACGTTTCGCTGAGGATGACCGGTTCCATGTACGTATACATCGTCAATTTGGCGCTGGCTGACTTGCTGTACTTGTCAACCATCCCGTTTGTCGTGTGCACCTATTTTGCGAAAGACTGGTATTTCGGAGACATCGGGTGTCGGGTCATTTTTAGCTTGGACTTCCTCACCATGCACGCCAGTATCTTCATCCTTACCATCATGAGTACGGAGCGGTATTTAGCGGTGGTGAACCCTTTGGACACCTTAGGGAGATCCAGAAAGTACAGGAGGACAGTGACCTGTGCGGTCTGGCTGGCTTCCTTCTTGCTGGCGCTTCCCACAATGATAATGATCGATCTGAAAAGTAACCTCCGAAACGGAGTCCTTAAACGCATGTGCCACCCGACGTGGCAGATCAAAGCTTATAAGATATATCTGACTGTGCTATTTAACACTTGCATCTTAGCTCCCGGCTTCATCATCGGTTATCTATACCTCAGACTGGCCAAGACATACTGGTTATCACAATCTACAGTTCATGCAACAAAGGCTGCAAATCGGTGTCCCAAGCAGAAAGTGTTTTACATGATTTTTAGCATCGTACTCGCCTACTGGGCTTGTTTTTTACCTTTTTGGTTGTGGCAGCTACTGAGCATATACTACTTTGGCCATGGAGACCTGTCACATCGGACTATGGTATACGTCAACTTCGTGGTGACATGCCTGGCGTATTGCAACAGCTGCATCAACCCTTTTCTGTATACGCTGCTGACGAAAAATTATAAAGAGTACGCGAGGGGACGGCAGAAGAGCTTTTCTGGGTTCGGGTGGAAATTCAGACATGCCTCACAAAGGTCAGTGTCCTCTGGGAGTCAAGTCACTGATACGCTGACCATCGCGCAGCTAAACGGCGGTCCGGACGGCTCTAGTGTGTAG